A window from Kovacikia minuta CCNUW1 encodes these proteins:
- a CDS encoding CPXCG motif-containing cysteine-rich protein, protein MPTTAEYFCAFCGEENTTFIDLSAGSQQSYVEDCQVCCRPNILHVHIDEDTLEVVINTEYEE, encoded by the coding sequence ATGCCAACCACCGCCGAATATTTCTGCGCCTTCTGTGGTGAAGAAAATACCACTTTTATCGATCTCAGTGCAGGTAGCCAACAGTCCTACGTCGAAGACTGCCAGGTTTGCTGCCGCCCCAATATTTTGCATGTCCACATTGATGAAGACACATTGGAGGTTGTGATCAACACTGAGTACGAGGAATAA
- a CDS encoding DUF3598 family protein, with translation MTSNLPISEQFTTLKVFPKHEGVWEGRWIRLDAEGKEIARFTAVLTKRLVDNQWVQTNTYQFADGSSTTQNFVGIITAPGTVEIKGAEPPFDQYRAIAQEHGENLIIFNVWDQATGGLIGTELINLVQPDYCVRTSQGFNPDGSLKSMMMITERKIGE, from the coding sequence ATGACTTCGAATCTCCCCATTTCAGAGCAGTTCACAACATTAAAGGTTTTTCCAAAGCATGAAGGTGTTTGGGAAGGACGCTGGATTAGATTGGATGCCGAAGGCAAGGAAATTGCCCGGTTTACTGCCGTTCTAACGAAGCGATTGGTGGATAATCAGTGGGTTCAAACCAACACCTACCAGTTTGCCGATGGCAGCAGCACAACCCAAAACTTTGTGGGAATCATCACTGCGCCTGGAACCGTGGAAATTAAAGGGGCAGAACCCCCATTTGACCAGTACCGGGCGATCGCCCAGGAACACGGAGAAAACCTGATCATCTTCAATGTCTGGGATCAGGCAACGGGGGGATTAATCGGCACGGAACTGATTAATCTAGTGCAGCCAGACTACTGCGTTCGCACTTCCCAGGGTTTCAATCCAGATGGCAGCCTGAAAAGCATGATGATGATCACCGAGCGGAAGATTGGGGAGTAA